In a single window of the Leptospira sanjuanensis genome:
- a CDS encoding Lcl domain-containing protein → MVDHIRKVLFLFCFCVLFQTCGTGKSDATPAALYNAFLSLLKIPVINNAGSIEAPGSNSIFSFSPGESVDLNGGSQGGSATGIVVDPSGNGTASGISVNGNGVPQIIFVNAAGGNPIGVDINGDGILDYYLCAGSGGAITLKTGPNCTGNTVTVYPGFGYDENGDGVVDNPILALIGNDSNPPMSSVYPPSGIYGGAQSVTITCADNLAPGNLVYSIDGTVPAFSPLVGYVKNPTTATFSVGSYGEGIYTVQYRCRDLAGNLEAVQSAVYEVNHNLPNVTVDGGATSSYVSAMNGAVNSISIFWKSNQSGTYSVRANGTGCSSGGILSTGSVAANASNTLTIAASSLSVGNNSIFICVTAGFTGQASFNVVRDDTAPTITADPGAGNYGKELSVSLKCNDNSGVPCSVIAYTIDGTNPLISGSLGTVTAGSTYSSSSVTATPISVPNGTLNRNIKFLARDKAGNVGAIQSAIFSVDTSLPTLNLLSTNPALYYGSVVIDNATIPRFNWEVSGNKVSYTLLKKRTSACSQCTTAGVADCPVGKFKDTNGLLYSSAGDCNCNNGISLFGSNTNASGPLGATNPIQVPSDIDPLNFSLGKNTLMICVANAQANFGPQYASREILVWKDLDVPQATNISPTINAHNVKPDPGEIVITFSEPMQNITPILNVQYFNGTQWVNFSFDTVSGATPNFSWNTGVGEPHNILTIRLPWIRFPENAFLRWEIDKNSLKDISNNSVQSNDVSGHLAGTFLTGSYFSTRASTFKTSLGKTGQKRCFFQSGGTNGADCKNNGSDLSDGTPREGQDGYFQQGFDFATTSFLNSAHSTNASSRDDKTTLFWQDSYSINGYADFNGALKACANLNRMNQKPPEPTIPPAPPAPPTYYGYADRDDWRLPSVEELETILAYENEHPLVSLGACSGIGNEMNFWTSSFFTSNLRNAWYVNFCERHVYFDLTANNKRVRCVSGNIPSQTP, encoded by the coding sequence ATGGTGGATCATATCAGAAAAGTTTTATTCTTATTTTGTTTCTGTGTTCTTTTTCAAACTTGCGGTACAGGAAAGAGCGATGCAACTCCTGCTGCGTTGTACAACGCATTCTTAAGTCTTTTGAAAATTCCCGTTATAAACAATGCGGGTTCAATCGAAGCCCCCGGATCCAATTCTATTTTTTCTTTTTCTCCCGGCGAATCCGTTGATTTAAACGGCGGGAGTCAAGGCGGCTCTGCAACGGGAATAGTTGTGGATCCGAGCGGCAATGGGACCGCTTCCGGAATTTCAGTGAACGGAAACGGGGTCCCGCAAATCATTTTCGTAAATGCTGCGGGAGGAAATCCGATCGGCGTTGATATTAACGGAGACGGAATCCTTGATTATTATTTATGCGCGGGTTCCGGCGGCGCGATTACGTTAAAAACCGGTCCAAACTGTACGGGAAATACCGTTACCGTTTACCCCGGTTTCGGTTATGATGAAAACGGAGACGGGGTCGTCGATAACCCGATTTTAGCTTTAATCGGTAACGACTCTAACCCTCCCATGTCTTCCGTTTATCCGCCGTCGGGTATTTATGGAGGAGCGCAATCGGTGACAATTACCTGCGCCGATAACCTTGCGCCCGGTAATTTGGTATATTCGATTGATGGAACTGTTCCGGCATTTTCCCCCTTAGTCGGTTATGTTAAAAATCCGACAACCGCCACCTTTTCCGTCGGTTCTTATGGAGAAGGCATTTATACGGTTCAGTATCGATGTCGTGACCTGGCGGGAAATTTGGAAGCCGTTCAATCCGCTGTTTACGAGGTGAACCATAACCTTCCGAATGTTACGGTCGACGGCGGTGCGACCAGCAGTTACGTCAGCGCTATGAACGGGGCAGTGAATTCTATTTCGATTTTTTGGAAAAGCAATCAGAGCGGTACTTATTCCGTAAGAGCGAATGGTACCGGATGCAGCAGTGGGGGAATTCTTAGCACCGGCTCCGTTGCTGCCAACGCTTCCAACACTTTGACGATCGCCGCTTCCTCCCTGAGCGTAGGAAATAATTCCATTTTTATCTGTGTTACCGCCGGATTTACAGGTCAGGCGAGTTTTAACGTGGTTCGCGACGATACAGCGCCGACGATCACGGCGGATCCGGGAGCGGGGAATTACGGAAAAGAACTCAGCGTTTCTCTCAAATGCAATGATAATTCCGGCGTTCCTTGTTCGGTTATTGCATACACGATCGACGGTACGAATCCCCTTATATCGGGCAGCTTAGGTACCGTTACTGCAGGCTCAACTTATTCCTCTTCTTCCGTTACGGCGACGCCGATATCCGTGCCGAACGGAACCTTAAACCGGAATATCAAGTTTTTAGCGCGGGATAAGGCGGGAAATGTAGGCGCTATTCAGTCCGCCATTTTTTCGGTGGATACCTCTCTTCCTACATTGAATCTTCTTAGTACGAATCCCGCCTTGTATTACGGCAGTGTCGTCATTGACAATGCGACGATCCCTCGATTCAACTGGGAAGTCAGCGGCAATAAGGTTTCCTATACTCTTTTGAAGAAGAGAACCTCCGCATGTAGCCAATGTACGACTGCCGGAGTCGCAGATTGTCCCGTCGGTAAGTTCAAGGATACGAACGGGCTGTTGTATTCGAGCGCGGGGGATTGCAATTGCAATAACGGGATTTCTCTCTTCGGCTCGAACACCAATGCAAGCGGTCCTCTGGGCGCTACGAATCCGATTCAAGTCCCTTCCGATATTGATCCTCTGAATTTCTCCCTGGGAAAAAATACGCTGATGATCTGTGTTGCGAACGCGCAGGCAAACTTCGGTCCGCAATATGCGAGCAGAGAAATTTTGGTTTGGAAGGATTTGGACGTTCCTCAAGCGACAAATATATCCCCGACGATCAATGCGCATAACGTAAAACCGGATCCGGGCGAGATCGTTATTACTTTCAGCGAACCGATGCAGAACATTACACCGATTTTGAATGTTCAATATTTCAATGGGACCCAATGGGTGAATTTCAGTTTCGATACCGTTTCGGGAGCTACTCCTAACTTTTCCTGGAACACCGGAGTCGGCGAGCCTCACAATATTCTTACCATTCGTCTTCCTTGGATCCGTTTTCCTGAAAATGCGTTTTTGCGCTGGGAAATCGATAAGAATAGTTTGAAAGATATTTCCAATAATTCAGTCCAGAGCAACGACGTATCGGGTCATTTAGCGGGCACTTTTTTAACGGGTTCTTATTTTTCGACAAGAGCTTCGACCTTTAAAACTTCTTTGGGGAAGACGGGGCAGAAACGTTGTTTTTTCCAGTCCGGCGGTACTAACGGGGCCGATTGCAAAAATAACGGTTCCGATCTATCGGACGGGACTCCTCGCGAAGGCCAGGATGGTTACTTTCAGCAGGGTTTTGATTTCGCAACAACCTCTTTTTTGAATTCAGCTCATTCGACGAACGCGAGTAGTCGAGATGATAAGACTACTTTGTTTTGGCAAGATAGTTATTCGATCAACGGTTATGCTGATTTTAACGGGGCTTTAAAAGCCTGCGCCAATTTAAACCGGATGAATCAGAAACCTCCCGAACCTACAATACCGCCCGCACCCCCCGCGCCTCCTACGTATTACGGTTACGCGGATCGCGACGATTGGCGGCTTCCTTCCGTGGAAGAGTTGGAAACTATTCTAGCCTATGAAAACGAACATCCCTTGGTTTCTCTTGGGGCGTGTTCCGGAATCGGAAATGAAATGAATTTTTGGACTTCTTCCTTTTTTACCTCCAATTTGAGAAACGCTTGGTATGTGAATTTTTGCGAACGTCACGTTTATTTCGATCTGACCGCGAACAATAAACGAGTTCGTTGCGTTTCAGGAAACATCCCTAGCCAAACGCCGTAA
- a CDS encoding Lcl C-terminal domain-containing protein → MKLLFKSLIFCFCLIGQVMATPSRYTDKEDGTVLDTRTGLVWQLCPAGLGSENSTTKRSTCGIPTTGNTNGSPIAYNWRDALNYCKGILPLKKPPVLPAGKFWRLPNINELKSIVDRSQMNPAMDTSKLIGGGVDLFWSSTSVASDSTAAWTVNFFFGTSYGSSDKDFGYYVRCVSN, encoded by the coding sequence ATGAAACTTTTGTTTAAATCGCTCATTTTCTGTTTTTGTTTGATCGGGCAGGTCATGGCAACTCCAAGCAGATACACGGACAAGGAAGACGGTACGGTATTGGATACTAGAACCGGTCTTGTGTGGCAGCTTTGTCCGGCAGGATTAGGTTCGGAAAATTCGACAACAAAGAGATCCACTTGCGGAATACCCACTACGGGAAACACGAACGGCAGCCCTATCGCCTATAATTGGAGGGACGCTTTAAATTATTGTAAAGGAATCTTACCGCTAAAAAAGCCTCCGGTTTTGCCCGCGGGTAAATTTTGGAGACTGCCGAATATCAATGAATTAAAAAGTATCGTCGATCGGTCGCAAATGAACCCCGCGATGGATACGAGCAAATTGATCGGCGGAGGTGTGGATTTGTTTTGGTCTTCCACTTCCGTCGCTTCCGATTCGACCGCGGCATGGACCGTAAACTTTTTTTTCGGGACTTCGTATGGCTCGAGCGACAAGGATTTCGGTTATTATGTGCGTTGTGTTAGCAATTAA